The sequence below is a genomic window from Nicotiana tomentosiformis chromosome 6, ASM39032v3, whole genome shotgun sequence.
TCATAATTGGTCGGGGTACTAGATCGAAGGCTCAGTTAgtttcttctcgttacactccaacaaacgaggggactatctgtatacggtcaaaattggGTCTACCCGATTTTACTGTTTGATCGAGACAAGGGAGTTGCATTGGGGGTAGCCTCGTATTAAATCAGACCCGAGCTCGAGGATAAGACATCAagcctagagatcgaagtgtaCGTTGAGACCAAGACCAGCAATAATCGAGACCaagtatgaccgacttcgagggaAGCATAATAACggggcgagatatcagtaaccggttgaagatcacggcgtgaatctcggaacggatATCCGTGATTAGCCGAGGATCATAGCGTGAATCTCGGAACAGACCAAATCAGAAGCGGTTAACTAGTTGTTTATACGATTTCCTTCTAAAATTAGAGACATACCATAATTaggtttcctctactatataaagaggagttccaatcatttgtaggacatcatgattcactgataaaaatatacatatacaatattttctttgtcttattgttcatcactgcttgttccatcctctgatgttcttattaactaacctcgagactatcttgaatcaaggtcgaggcattgtttgcagatcggttcaatttatctatttaattcgttgtttatcaattagtgctggtttaaatcacatatccttaaaaccataatataagtttaattgttactcaattctgagggtaaacagttttgtaatcaaaaatcaaaatagTATATTCCAAAGCTATCCATTTGTGACATTAGTTGTTGAATGTAGTTTTGTAACTTAGACCAGTGAATTTCTCTGCATAAGTTGCACCGTTCCGAGGCAGCGGTTCCTTCATTTCCATTATTTTTTGAGAAGTTTATGTTCGCCATCGTATATTTGAGTCAAGGTTGGATGTTAAGCTTTGATGGGCAAAGTTACTCGGTACTTGTACTGGTGGGAGGTAGTGGGAGGTAGCAGATACTTGGTGACATAGTCGAGGTGTACACAAGCTAacccggacaccactgtcagaaGAAAATAGTATAGTATATAGGTATTTCCATGCTTAAATTGTAATTTGGCGAGAAATACCAATTTTGGAAGATTTCTCTGGGTGCAAAAGCGAATCTAGAAGCATTTCTTTGGTACAATTTAAATGTTCTAAATTTGATACTACAGAATACAGATCATGTTTTTGCTGGCATAAGTATATGTTgagaaacttttaatttctaaataattagaagcaaatattGGGGAGAACAAAAAGTTATGGTACCATAAAACACTTGTATTTGGTACGCCTTCCTATAAAAAAAATCCCTAGATAAAAAAACATATATTTGGCACAACctctaaattttattttttctagaAAAAGAAATAACAAATCACTAAGCTAGGTTGCTCCAACATGGCAGTTTAGGTATCGCATCGCTGTCGACATGACACTTGTATAGGTGTAGATATGGGATTcgtaccggatctggtcaaatAATTTTGGGTACTTTAACCACGATGGACTGAAAAATTCGAGatgagatacaatttgattcccgaaatcagaACTAAAattagggtaaatttgaagaaaatagcatagcttatctaggaaatcaatcgtTTACTTATTTACAACTTGAGgggggaaaaaaaaaagaaatctacactttacaagctatacgtaagtattccacaaattctcacaatttagatatatttttatatttttgaattagtTTTAGCCGGATACCTGCATCCGTATTCGTACTAGGATCTATCtccccgaatcttagaatttacatctcgaaaAATTCAACCTCTAAGATCCGCACTCACGTCAGACACCCTCACCCGTGTCCAAGCAACTTAGTCTATAACTTCACCAACTATGTGTTTTGGTCGAAATGTTAGGCTATGGTGAGTTTCTCCCCTCTTTTTTCTTTGGATTGAGTTGGTAGAGTAGATAATTGAactttccttcttctttttttcgtttttcacaatttcttatttccaatgctgctttaaaatataaaaaaatcttGAATTTTATCCAGCTATACTGGAACACAACAACCTTTTCAAAAAAAATACTGAAACACGACAATATCTTTCTTTAAAGGAATGTTTGTGTTAAAAGAAACTTAGGATTACAAGATTACAAGGGAAATTCTTGAATGTGTAAAAATTTATCATTTGAAGTTtgtttagtttttttaaaaaaaaagtcaaaataaGGTTAGTAAGTGTCATATCTTAATATCTTAAATCACAAGAGAGGTAAGTGTATGATAGCCGAAGGGACATCTTAAGCGAGGTCTCTGAACTATTTCTGGACTTATTTTTTTGGGCAAGTGCTATATGTATCTTTGACGTTATTTGCTATTCTATACCATTAATCAATTTTCTCAAACAGTAGTTATGATGTTTTTTTTATATTTGCAAGAATTGTTATTGAATTATGTCTATCTTATACTTTTGCAGGAAATTTGCAAGGAAGTCTTTGGCAAACTCCTAGAGGTTCCATTCTTGGTTGGGACTGGAGCGATGGCTGCAATCAAGGACTTCAAGTTTTATCATGATATTGGAATATAAATTGGATATCTCATTCTCATCAGTATTTATGTTGTTAATCTATACATACACAAGTGTTCTATTGTTAGAATGGGATTCTAGAGGAGGTATGTCAAAGAGCAGTGTATGGTAGTTTTCCTTCTACTTTTTTGTACAAGAGAAGTGAGGCAAGAAGCCAGTTCAGAAAAGCCTTACCCTTTTTCATTTTATTCGTTTAAAGTAGAAGACTTGAATTCAACCTTGACACTTATTTTCAAGTTGTGCAAGTTtctttcctttagatggtaaGTTTAAACTGATAATTAATTTTAATATCACCGACTATTGTGGTATGAATAAATTGGGTGTTTTTATTTGGTCTGCGTAAAGAGGGCATTACTTTGGAGAGAGGAATAGGGATTTGAGAAAGGATATGACAAACTGAAAATTAGGCATGAGAAGTACTGCCTATTACTGTAGAAACTTAGCCATAAATTCGGGCTTCTTTCTGTTTATCGTCCTATCCTTCTCCCCTCAGGTcgctttcttctttctttttttggtaGATGCAAAAGTTCCCATGTCGTACTCCTTCCTTCATGAGACCTCGGGGTTCCTTCCTTGTGGGAAGAAAAACAAATAACTATTTAAAATAAGTTCCAGATAATTCCGAAAGATAAGCAAATACACTTGTTTTATTTCATAAGCTTGTATCGGGCTCGCATTTCCACACTAGTCTCTAAACTTCATCTTACCAAACGGGCAGAAGACAATTGGCTGAAGTGGTAGCAGTTCATGAAAATCAACCTTCTTCCCTTCCATCTCTGGACTCGTTCTTCTCCAAAGGCTGATAAGAATCTTCAAAGCATGTATGGAAATCCACAAGAAGAGGACAACGAATATAGTAGAATAGAGCAAGGTAAAACCAGTACATGGGTCGGTCATTGCCCTTTCTCAccccctaactctccaatcattcaCCAACAATAATCTTAAGCATGTAGTAGGTTCAACGTTTTAGAACATTGGCGGAAAGCATCATCAGATGTTTGCCAATGATTATTTGCTGAATAGTGTATATCTAACGTCTACTTTGTTGGATAAAAGCTAAATCTAAATGCCCCAGGCTGTAAGGAACTCGCGACAGATACACCCAATCACTCAAACGAATCCAAAATTGTTGCTGGAAAAACTtcaaagtatttttcttttttaattgtcGTTAGCAAATTTGATTCCCTTCTCAATGGAGGATTTCAGCTCTGGTTTAAGTGCTTCAAGTCCTTGTTTCTCGAAGTCTGAAAGTGGGCCCAATCCTAGCACTTCCTCCACACCATTTTTCCCAAGTCTCACCTGAAAAGAGTAAATATAAGAGCCAAAatcagaattaaaaaaaaaacaaagaggtGCCTACTTTTTCAATCAATTAACTACATTTCAGTCCCAAATTATTAGAATACTCTTTGGAGTTTATTATGGTCTATGCATGGAAATCATGTGAAAAACAGAGTCCAGCAGTTAGACGCATTATTTGCCAAAGAACGTGTTACAATGAAATCCTCATTGGTCTTACTGCATAAACGTCAAAGTAATAACTTTAGCAAGGCCGTCCATAATCAAAGCTATCTTTTAGTGCATTAAGAGCCATGAGTACCTTAAACTCACAAAAATTAAGTAATTCTTAACATTTCGAATCGAAAATTCTGTAGGATCAGACCTGTCAAAACTCACACAACAGTAATGGACAACAAGAACGAAGCGGATACCATGTCCTAGTAAATCAAAGTTTGTaagtttcttttttttccttacaTCTTCTATCTCCCATTTTTACTTCATGAACAGAGAGATAACCAAATTATTCAGGCGGTTTCAAATAACGTCATCGTCTGACAGAAAATGAAGATCCATCTATAGATAGGCAAAACTAGAGATATGGACACACATGCACGAAATGTCTTTAGGGGTTAGAGAGGATATCATTACCTTGGATGCAAAGAAAGGCAGGTCTGTCACAGTTGACTGCACGAATGAACACTCTACAACATCTGGAACCCCATTCAGCCCCTTCAAGCAAGCATCAGCAAAGATGGCCCCAGCATAGCTGCAGAAATGAAAAGAATTGCTAAAAACTAAGTCACCACACTGAAGATATGCAAAAAAGGTAGCTTTGGACTAGTAACAACAAAGAgaagtctttttattttttaataccaTAGCTTCTACTGATCTCTTGAGTGGGGGGCATGGAAACTTtatattcaaggtaagacaaaatcAATATTGTGTGATGCTGTGGTCACCGTGCAGCATGCCCTATTTCCATTTGTGGCATAAGATGGCGCATGCAAAAGAGGGTCTGAACTTTGGAGTGATCATCACTAGCATAGTGATGCTAGATGCATGGAAACTTTATATTCAAGTTAAGACAAAATCAATATTGTGTGATGCTGTGGTCACCGTGCAGTATGCACTATTTCCATTTGTGGCATAAGATGGCACATGCAAAAAAGGGTCTGAACTTTGGAGTGATCATCACTAGCATAGTGAAAACCTGTTGAAATATatagtttttttaattaaatcTTGTTGAGGCATACAGAAGAAACCTAGTTATAGAACGAACTTAACTCTCTAAACAAGTGTTTGATTTGCTAGAAGCAGACACCTATGTAGGTATTCCTTGTTGACATCAGAAAATTCTTGCCAGTTGCCACCAAACAGAGACAAGGTTTACTAAAACCTCAAAATCAAACTATATAGAAGAGAGGCATGAGTAGAAACATACGCCATAGAGAGGGTTGCTGAACCCTTTCCAGCCTTGGCCTCCACAACTTCAGTTCCACCATCTTGGGTTCGCTTGGTGAGTGCCTCAATTTCTTCGTCTCCCAAATTTGCCTTTGGGGTGGCCTATTTGCAACATTGTGAGATAACAATAAAAGAATAAGTAAAGTTACAAGGTAGAGTTAAATCTTTAAATAACTTAAATAAAACAGAAGAAAAAAAGGATTACTTGGGAAAATAGTGGGAGGATGGTTATGCCAGCATGACCACCAACAACGGGGACAATGACGTCTGGAACAAAGTAAATTGTAAGTAGGGAGAGAACTTGACATGAATTTATGGtgtaagtaaaataaaataaaagcaattctAAACCAGGAAGTACACTAATAGCCTgcttggccaagcttctaaaatctgcttattttgagaagttttttttttttttaaaagtacttttcaaaaaagtacttttggtgagaatcagtttgtgtttggctaattaatttggaAAGCACTTTTGAGgaacaattagtgtttggccaagcttttaaaaaatgcttctaagtgtatttttcttaaaagtgtttttcaaaaaaagTGCTTCCGggaagaaactacttttttctgcttctcaaaaactgcttctgcttctactcaaaagcactttttcccTTCAAAAAGCTTGATAAAAAACACCTTAACTTTGAGGAAAAAAGCACTTCCGACAAAATAAGCACTTTTGGCCAAGaagaaagcttggccaaacaggctataagatgCATACCAGCAACATTAACTTTAGCTTTTCCCGCATAGAAAGTCTTTGCCCTAACAACATCAAGTGTGGTCACTCCAAAGAGTCTCTTTTCATCATAGGTTCCAGCCTTCTTGAACACCTCAGCGGCAATTGGGACAGTGGAGTTCACAGGGTTGCTGATCATATTGACAAGGGCCTTTGGAGATTTGAGGGGAAGCAGTGGAGGAAAGAGGAAAAATCAGTATTTGCTATGCCAACAGCTAAACTCATATATAAATCAATATGGGTACTTACATGAGGGCAATACTTTGCGATGGCTGTGCAAAGAGATTTAACAATACCAGCGTTAATGTTGAACAGATCATCACGGGTCATACCAGGCTTTCGTGGCACACCAGCAGGAATGATGACAACATCAGCTCCCTCCAAAGCCTGTCCTAGCTGTTCATCTCCTGCAAACCCAGAAACCTGCCAGGAAAAACATTGGTCAAGGAACTGCAAGGGCCAAGGAATAGGATCAGACACTGAGAGGTCGTTTAGTGTGTGGACCGAAAGTGGGATAAAAAGTATTCCACCCGTTTGGCTAATTGTGGAGAGGGTAACATCATCAGGAGTAAAGTTAAGGGTCGTTTGGAGATCCATATGGGTGAAAATATACCCCAACTAACTTCTGCATTAGTTGTTCAGTGTTTGGTTATCATTTTTACTCCCTGTATTCACAGTATCCACATTAATTATGCAGTTACTCCCATATTATTTATTGGATACCAAATTCAATAAGGAATGACCTCACAAGTATTAGCAATAACTGCATAAAAACACATAAATCAGGAAAAAATAGATTCATATattatcacttgttcagttaaccGGTTCTGACTAGTTATCTCTCTTTATATTTCGAGCAAACTTGGTACATTTGACTATTAAAGCAATAAAAACATCAAGCAATTAATCAACTATACCTCAATATGTAACTAACAGGACTCAACGATATATATCCTCTAGATATCTTGCTCTATTTGGGTCCATTTCATTTTAATATTAATTCTTCTATGGTAAATTAGGAGTTCCTAAAACCAAAAGTTCTCAAAATCTCACTCTTATTCCTATCCGTATTTAAAGCATGTGTAACAAAGAGTAAGACTTAATCCAGCTTGTTGGTATCTCTTAAGTGTATCTTTTGTTTTTATTGTGCTATTCTCTTAGATACATCTGTATCGATTTTGAGAGATTGCACGTCTTTTCAAGCAACTACCCCATCTCCTTTTAGCACCCAGTGCCGCACATAAGGACTAGTTGCGTTTGTAGGTTTATGTAAGGCATAGCCTGACCATCTGTCGCAAATTTCAATTATTTTATCCTTTATGTGTGATACTTGCACTTTTTACCTGACGACGATCCTTTATGTCCAATTTATATGACCACATACACCTTAGCATTCACATTTAAAGTTTCAACGATGATTATCTTGTGTATATGACAGGCATTAGAGACCCATTTTCACACAATATAACATTGATGACCCCACAACCATTCTTTGGATGAAGAAAATCATTATAAATATGTCATCGTCTATGGGAATCGAACCCACAACCACGTAGTTAAAAGCTGTCTCACAATCATTACCTTTCAGTTTGTTAGGTATTTTCCCATCGCTCAAGAACCTCATAGCAATATTTCACTTTAATCATCATATTTCAAATCAATTTACTACATTTTCTTCTACCATGTCATTCTCTTAGAAGATTAAGTGACACCACGATCTTTTCCAGTCTCACTTCACCTTCGTCCTTC
It includes:
- the LOC104104732 gene encoding malate dehydrogenase 2, mitochondrial produces the protein MLRSIARKTSTTGAYLTRRGFASESAPDRKVAILGAAGGIGQPLSLLMKLNPLVSQLSLYDIAGTPGVAADVSHINTRSQVSGFAGDEQLGQALEGADVVIIPAGVPRKPGMTRDDLFNINAGIVKSLCTAIAKYCPHALVNMISNPVNSTVPIAAEVFKKAGTYDEKRLFGVTTLDVVRAKTFYAGKAKVNVADVIVPVVGGHAGITILPLFSQATPKANLGDEEIEALTKRTQDGGTEVVEAKAGKGSATLSMAYAGAIFADACLKGLNGVPDVVECSFVQSTVTDLPFFASKVRLGKNGVEEVLGLGPLSDFEKQGLEALKPELKSSIEKGIKFANDN